From Candidatus Xianfuyuplasma coldseepsis:
TAATTCTACTTCCATCGTGATTTCATTCACTAAGTTGAAAAACAAATCATGATAGACATTATACAGTTGTCCAATGGATGGGGTATTGGTAATGTAGATAATTGGTATCGCTTGTTCGATAATCAGTCGTTCAATAAAGATCGGTTTGTTTGGGACATCGTTGCGATGGGACAAAATGATTGCATCGTATTGCTTTACGGTATTGCGTTGAAGATGGTTTACGAAATCACCCTTGATTCCGTGTTGATTTAGCAATCGTTCAATTTGTTTGTCAAGATGTCCATTTCCGTTGATAATTGCGACTCGCATATGATCACTCCTTTGTGATTAGAGTCTAGACATTAGTATGGTAATGGATATTTGGTTGTTAAAGTACTAACTTGGGAACGTACTCCTTCTAAAATGGTGTCGTCTTCTGGGTTCATCAGTGTATCGTAGATTAGTTTTGCAACAACTTTCATGTCGTCTTCGTTAAATCCTCTTGTCGTTACTGCAGGTGAACCGAGACGTATTCCTGAAGTAATGAATGGTTTTTCGGTATCATTTGGTACGGTATTCTTGTTGCAAGTTATATGAACGCGGTCCAGTAGTTGTTCCGCATCTTTTCCCGTTAATCCCGTTAATGATTTCACTTCGACTAAAATTAAATGATTATCGGTTCCACCCGAAACTACATGGAATCCAAAATCCTGCAGCTCTTGTGCCAATACTTGAGCATTCTTAGTGACTTGAGATTGATACGTCTTAAACGATGGTTCAAGCGCTTCTTGGAATGCAGCTGCTTTGGCAGCAATCACGTGCATTAATGGTCCTCCTTGAATTCCTGGAAAGACGACACGATTGATTTGTTTATACAGTTCAAAACTATTGGTTAGAATAATGCCCCCACGAGGACCTCGCAATGTTTTGTGGGTGGTGGATGTGACAATATCCGCGTAATCGCATGGGTTTTGGTGTAAACCAGCGGCGACTAGGCCGGCAATGTGGGCCATGTCGACCATAAATTTGGCATCCACTTTATCACAAATTTCTTTGATTCGCTTAAAATCAATTGCTCGAGGATAGGCACTTGCACCAGCAACAATTAATTGTGGTTTCTCCTTTAATGCAAGCCGTTCTAGTTCATCATAATCAATTTGCTCGGTCGTTCTGTCGACTCCATAACTAACAAAGTGATAATCAATCCCACTAAAATTTAGGGGGTGTCCGTGGGTTAAATGTCCTCCGTGATCCAAACTCATACCAAGAACCGTATCTCCTGGTTTTATGATTGCACGGTATGCACCCATGTTTGCAGTGGAGCCACTGTGAGCTTGTACGTTCGCATATTTAACCTTAAACAGTTTTTTTACGCGATCTCGGGCTAGATTCTCGGCCATATCGACAAACTCACAGCCGCCGTAATATCGACGTCCTGGATATCCCTCCGCATATTTATTGGTTAAGACACTTCCTTGTGCTTCTAAAACCGCTTCTGAGACAAAGTTCTCCGATGCGATTAATTCAATATGTGATTGTTGTCGTTGTTTTTCTAGTTCAATTGCTTCATACAACGCTTGATCTTGTTCTTGTAATTTACTCATTTGGTGATTCCTCCAACTGATAGATATATACGCCTGGTTGCTCATGAAACTCAACACGTACTTTTTCACTGGCACTTGTTGGCATATTTTTACCAACGTAGTCCGCTCGTATTGGTAATTCTCTGTGTCCCCGATCAATTAGTACCGCTAACTGGATCTTTGCAGGTCGACCCAAATCAATGATTGCATCCATACTTGCTCTGGCAGTTCTTCCCGTATACAAGACATCATCAACAATAATGACAACATTGCCTGTAAGGTTCACGTCAAGTTTGGTAAAATTCTCATTTTTGACATCATCGCGGTATCCAGATATATCCAATGAGTACACCGGGATTTCAACTTCTTCAATTGCCTGAATGTTTTCTTGAATGGCTTCTGCGAGAGGAACCCCGTTTCGTAATATACCAACGAGTACGACATCATCTAAGTTATTATTGCGTTCAATGATTTCATGAGAGATGCGACGAATCGTTCGAATCATCTTATCTTCTTCAATTAGTTTACGCATTGCAATCACTTCCTTGTTCATATGAATATTGTAGTAAATAATCCGCCAGTTGTAAACTATTTAATAAGAGATTATAATGTTATCAAGGTGATGCTATGAATAAACTGTTTTTCAAATTCTCATTATCACTCGTATTACTAATCAATACAATTATATTTATTGTATTTTTTCCGTCATTAATTGATGTCGTAGAAGAATGGTTATTTCCATTATTCTTCATTTACTTTATTCTTGATTCGTTCAGTGTCATGTTCCCACGATTTAACGATTCGATTTACAGTAGTAAGATGGAAGCCTCAAAATTTATGGAAGTCCCTGATTATGATCAAACAAAATTAAAAGAATTAGCAAAACACAACAATAAAATTTCCATTATTATCTTTTTCCTGTACGCTTCACTCATAATTTGTATAGGGTTTTTATACAAATTCATCGATTTTTTGGATGAAAAGTACATTTATCTCGTATTTTTTGCATTAAATTTTGCCGATTATTTTTGTATTATGATTTGGTGTCCATTTCGAAGCTGGTTTTTAAAGAATACTTGTTGTAATACATGTCGCATCAGCAACTGGGATCGAATTATGAAATTTTCAATATTGATTTTTATTCCAAATATTTATACCATTACAATTTTTATTCTTGGTGTTCTTATTTTTCTATACTGGGAATACAACCACTTCCGTTACCCCGAACGATTCTATCGAATTTCAAATCAATTGTTGTGGTGTACCAATTGTGACAAGGTAACTTGTGGAAAGCAACACAAAAAAAAGGACTAGCCTGAGCAAGTCCTTTTTGTTTAAATATATTGTTTAGAATCCGGCGGTTGCTTTTACGACAAAGTATACAACAAACACAACGGATAATACCCACATTTCAATACTAACTTCTTTATGACGTTTCGTTATCAACATTGTGAGTGGATAGAATACAAATCCGACAGCAATACCTTCAGCGATTGAGTAGGTTAATGGCATTACTAAGATAACTAAGAATGCAGATACGGCAATAACTGTATCGTTCCAATCGATGTCTTTTAACTGAGATGCCATTAATACACCAACCATAATTAATGCTGGAGCAGTAACGGCTGCAGTAACAACACTTAGTAATGGACTAAAGAACATGAATACGAAGAAGAATAGTGCTGTAAATACAGAGGTTAATCCTGTTCGTCCTCCAACTTCAACACCAGCTAGTGATTCGATGTATGAAGTAGTAGAAGATGTTCCGGAAATTGCTCCAATTACAGTTGCCGTTGAATCAGCTAACAATGCTTTACCACTGTCTTTTAATTCTCCAGTTTCATCCAATAATCCTGCGCTATGTCCTACAGTAACAAGTGTTCCTGCAGTATCGAAGAAATCAATAAACAATAATGCAAAGATTACAATGAAGAATTGGAAATCCCAAACACCATCAGTGAACCCTTTAGTGAATTCAAAGAAATACGGTGCAGGTGGCGCATCAACAATTCCTGTAGGTAATCCTACTTGTCCAAAGATAATTCCAACAATTGAAGTAATGACAATCCCGTAGAGGATCGCTCCACGAATTTTTAACACGTACAATCCGACTGTAACGAGTAATCCAAATACAGCAAGAAGTACAACAGGGTCTGATAAATCACCAAGACCAACTAATACGGCAGGATTATCAACAATTAATCCAGCATTTTGGAGTCCGATAAAGGCGATGAAGAACCCAATACCAGCACCAATGGCCAATTTCAAGTTTTTCGGAATCGCATTAATGATTCGTTTCCGTAATCCTGAAAGACTAAGAAGAACGAACAATAATCCAGAGATTAAGATTCCAGCGAACCCTTGCCAAGGTGAATACCCAAGTGTTACAACAACGGTCCATGTGAAGAACGCGTTCATTCCCATACCAGGTGCTAATGCAACTGGGTAATTTGCATACAACCCCATGATTAATGTTCCGGCGATTGCTGCGATTGCTGTTGCGGTGAAGATTGGTCCCCATTCCAAACCTGTGAGACTGATCATTGTCCCTGTACCTGTTCCATCATCAACTAATCCTTGTAAAGTAGTTGGATTAACGAATAAGATGTACGCCATTGCCAGGAAGGTCGTTAGACCAGCTAAGAACTCGGTTTTAACCGTTGTACCGTGCTCTTCCAACTTAAAAAAGTTCTTTAAAAAATCCATTAAAAAATCCTCCAATTTTTGTGTGTTTGGTTGTATTATACACAATCTAAAAGAGGAGAATATCCTTAAAAAATAAAAAACGGATTATAGTCCCAACGTTTACGGTGTCGGGGTAGAAACAATCGAACCCTATTATCGATCATATATAATACCAACCAGTTTTAAGTGTATCGAAACTTGAACAATTGTTCAATAGTGTGAAAACACTTTCATAGAAAAAGACGCTAGTTTAGGCGTCTTTTTACAATTTTTTCATTTAGGAGATAGATTCCAGCAATCGATCCACCGAATAATAGTAAGATAATCAAACCACTTACCATCCAAAAGCTCTGTGGCAATAACAGTATCAATACATCATCCCAGTATAATAACCAGTCATCATTGGTAAAGAACAATTCGTGAAAGATGCGAAATGTCGTATCGAAATCAATGATGACGGCTCCACCGACAAATACGATAAAGGCAATTGGTCCAAACGGCATGACTTTTAGTGTTTTATACAGTTCTTTGGGATCTTTCTTATACTGATAGAATAGCAAGCCTGATCCAACTATCAGTGAACCCAAAGCAACAAGTCGTAAGGTAGTGTATAAGTTTTTCACATCAACCATGTGACTGATTTCGGTATCCCTCATAATCGTGGAATCATCATTTTCATCCATTCCGAATTCCAAATCATCGTATTGATAGTTTAAGTATCCCATAATCCGTTCAATTGCATAATCATGATCGTACTCAATTAATGCATGGGATGGGTAAATCCCTTTGGATAGACGTAAATAGGTTTTTGTAGTAAGTAAACTAGCAAACAACATTACAAGAAAAATTGGTATGGTAATGTTGATAATTATCCGTGTAATTCTCATGATGCCTCCTTGTGTAGGCTACCGTATACCTACTCGTTTAAATATAGTGTCGACCTGGCGAAGGTAGTACTCAACGGTAAACAACTCATCCAACTCTTTGTTATTGATATAAGATAATATCATCTCATTCGCATGAAGCAACTCTTTAAAATCCATTTGCTGTTGCCATGCTTTCATTGCTAATGGTTGTACGGTATCATAAGCCATTTCTCGGGACATCCCTTTTTCAATCAACGTGGATAAAATACGTTGTGAAAAGATAACCCCTTTTGTGATGAAGATATTATCATACATTCGACCAGGGAACACCGTTAGATTCTCTAAAACTCGTCGATATCGATGTAATGCATAATCAGTAATCATCATAGCATCCGGGAAAATAACACGTTCAACCGAAGAATGTGATATATCTCGTTCGTGCCATAACGGTACATTTTCATAGGCACTTACCATGTATCCACGGAGAATTCGAGCAACGCCGGTTATGTTCTCCGAACTAATCGGATTGCGCTTATGGGGCATAGCACTTGATCCTTTTTGTCCTTTGTTAAAGAACTCCTCTACTTCACGAACTTCCGTTCGTTGAAGATGACGGATTTCAAGCGCGATTTTCTCCATAGAAGCACCGATCAATGCCAATTCGGCCATATATGCCGCATGGCGATCACGCTGCAAAGTCTGGGTTGAAATATTGGTAGACCCGATACCGAGTGCTTGACAAACATAATCCTGTATAAATGGTGGTGTATTAGCAAAATTACCTACTGCACCACTGATTTTTCCAACTTCAAGCCCTTGTCGGACTTCTTTAAATCGTTTAATATGTCGGGTAAACTCATCATACCACAAGGCCCATTTTAAGCCAAACGATGTGATATCTGCGTGTATTCCATGGGTACGTCCGATACAAGGAATATCCTTGTATTGTAACGCCTGCTTCTTGAGAGTTTCATGGAATGCTAGAAGATCTTGTTCAATAATGTCATTAGCCTGTTTATATAAGTATCCTAAAGCTGTATCAACGACATCGGTACTTGTTAAGCCATAATGAACCCATTTCTTTTCTTCTCCAAGGGATTCACTAACACAACGTGTGAAGGCGACAATATCGTGTTTGGTTTCTTGTTCGATTTCTTGAATGCGTTTTACACGAAAGGTTGCCTTATTTCGAATCTTGTGTACATCCTCTTTAGGAATAGTACCAAGTTCACTCCATGCTTCTAAGGTTTTGATTTCAACTTCTAAATAAGCCTGGAACTTCGCTTCTTCAGTAAATAGACGATGCATCTCATCTCGACGATATCGCGAAATCATGGCTTTACTATCCTTTCAAAACATTCTAAGGTATTTTGCAATAATGATGTAATCGTCATAGGACCTACTCCTCCAGGTACAGGAGTGATATAGGACGCTTTGTCTTTAATCGCTTCAAAATCACAATCCCCTACAAGTTTTCCATCAACTCGATTGACACCAACATCAATGACAACAGCCCCTTCTTTTACCATATCGGCAGTAACGGTGTTGGCACGTCCTACAGCTGCAACAATGATATCAGCACGAAGACATTTTTCCTTCAGATTTTTGGTTCTACTATGGGCGATTGTCACGGTACAATGTTCTTTCATCAACAGCATAGCTGCGGGTTTTCCCACAATATTACTACGTCCGATAATGAGGGCATCTTTACCTTGTAGTTCAATGTTTTTACTATGCAACATCGTTAAGATTCCTTTCGGTGTTGCGGGTAGAATGGCGGGTCTCCCAAGATGCATATAAGCAACATTCAACGGATGAAATCCATCCACATCTTTGGTGATATCAATTGCATCGATGACTTTATTCTCATCAATATGTTTTGGTAGTGGTAATTGAACTAATACACCATGAACCTCATCGTCATTATTTAATGTTTCAACAATGTCTAATAATTCTTCTTCAGAAATGGTATCGGGTTTTCGAATGACTGTACTATGGATCCCCGCTTTCGTACAAGCACGTTCTTTCCCCCGTACGTAACTCTGACTTGCAGGATCTTCCCCAACGAGTACAACCGCTAAATGGGGCACTTTCCCATATTTTTCTTGTAGCGCTAATACATCCAAACGAACTTGTTCTCGTACATCTTTGGACAATGCTTTTCCACTAATAATTTCACCCATTATTCTTCTCCTTCTATCTGATACGTATCAATAATTTCACCATAATACACCATATGGAAGTTATTATTCGGATAGTACCGATCTTTTACCTGTTCCATAATAGCGTTTGGCTCCAAAGCTTGTCGATAAATAATTTTACATTCATAATGTAATTCACATTGTTGAATGACTGGGGTTTCGACTTTTCTACCTTTTACCAAGGTAAGATCTAAGTCTTTGATCTTATCAGTTTCTCGTGCTGATTTCGTACCACAGTATGCCAGTTCTTTCTTCATCGTACCAAATTTTGGAACACTTATCGTAAATTCATCAGTATATTTTAAGTAATTGTAGGTTTCTCGTGAATACCGGACATAAATCGCATATACGGGCTTTCCCCAAATGATATGAATTCCACCCCAAGCGATGGTCATCGTATTGATCCGTCGTCCTTTTTTGGTGGTTAGAAATGCACCTTTTGCCAATTGGTTCAACATTGTGTCGCTTTCGCTATATAAGGATATATCAATATACTTCATACGAACACCTCCAAGACTATTATAACATTAAACATACGCATGTATAGAAAAAAAGGCAACCAATCTATCTGGTTGCCTTTTGGCTATTTTTAGCGGTTTACTAGAAATATAGTTCCGTATATTTTTCTTTGAGATATTCTACATAATATATTGGATTAAACGGTTCACCTGTGACGTCGAGAATTAATTCAGCAGGGGTTTTGGATTGTCCAAATTGATGTATTTTTTCTTTTAGCCAATCATTGATCGCTTTGATGTTGTTGTTGCGAACTAAATCATCAAGATCCAAATCCTGCTTCATCGCATGAACAAATTGTGCCGCGTATGCGGTTCCTAGTGCATAGGTTGGGAAATACCCAAACAATCCAGCACTCCAATGGACATCTTGTAATACACCTTCGGCATTCGTTGGGGGTTCAATACCTAAATATTCAACCATCTTTTGATTCCAAACTTCTGGTAGTTCGTCCACTTCAATCTCATTACTAAACAGTTTTCGTTCAATTTCATAACGAATCATAATGTGTAGTGGATACGTTAATTCATCGGCCTCAACACGAATTAGTGACGCTTCGACCTTGTTGGCATTACGGTAGAAATCATCCGCCGTTATATCTTTTGTTTCTTCTGGGAAAATCTCTTGAAACTTAGGATAATGCGCTTCCCAAAATGCTTTACTGCGGCCAATAACATTTTCATAGAATCGTGATTGGGATTCGTGAACACCCATGGATGCTCCACCATTGAGTCCCGTATCATTCCATTTATCATCCACTTGTTGTTCATAGGTCGCATGTCCAAGTTCGTGAATAGCAGCAAAAATGGATGAAAATACGTAGTTTTCCAAATATCGCGTTGTAAATCGAACATCGGATGGATGTGTGTTCCATGTAAATGGATGTACACTCTCTTTCATCAACCCTTTGGTTCGATCAAAGGCTAACACATCAATCAAATAATCACAGAATTCCTTTTGTTTTTTAGGATCAAATGAATTTGTAGAAAAGTCTTTCTTAAGCGGTTTTCCATCTTTTAAGACTTTGTGTACAAACGGAACAAGTTCTTTGCGTAACGTATCGAAAAAATGGTCGTATTGTTTCATTGTCATTCCTTCTTCAAAGTCATCGAGCAAGACATCATAATCTTCCATATCAAGTTCATAATAGGAGACAAATTTGCGATTATAGTCCACTAACTTTGCTAGATTGTCTTTGAATAAATCCCAATTGTCTTGTGCTTTTGCATCTTCCCAAAGACGTTGCGATAAATTGACAAGTTTATTGTATTCAACAAACTCATTTTCTGGAATTTTAACCATCTTATCCATGTCTTTTTTAGCACGTTTAATTTCTAATTGCATATGCTTATCAAGTTCATCTAATCGCTCATATAAGCCATATACCGCTTGTTTAAATTCGTCACCTGTACGTAGTTTAAACACTTCTTGAGATAGAACTGCCAACATTTCAGCGCGACGTTGAAAAGCACCTCGCGGTGCTTCTGTTTGGCTGTCCCATCCAACGACATTTATTACATATCCATAGGCTTTTAATTTCTTTTGAATTGCCTTATATTGATCTAATAATTCCATCGTATCACTCCTTGAGTAAATTATATCATGAATGAGTATGTTTTACTTGATTTTAACTTTTCCACTCAAGGTTTTTTGTTTTAATACTTGGATATTGGTTTGTTTCTGGTTTTCAATTTTAATATCACCGCTTACAGAGCGTAACGAAACTGTCTTTGGATAAAATTCTTTTCCTTTGCAATCGCCACTAACGGTTTTTAAGATCAAGTTGTCACATGTTGTTTCTTCCAATTTCAGATCCCCACTAACGGTGTTGGTATTCAAATCACCAGAAATGGCTGCATGCAGCATATGAACATCTCCTGATACCATACTGACATTACAAGATTCTAAGGTGA
This genomic window contains:
- a CDS encoding ANTAR domain-containing protein, which codes for MRVAIINGNGHLDKQIERLLNQHGIKGDFVNHLQRNTVKQYDAIILSHRNDVPNKPIFIERLIIEQAIPIIYITNTPSIGQLYNVYHDLFFNLVNEITMEVELPVTIKLVAKYMKEIRRLQSVNDNTKERLETILLTNKAKRVLMNKGLSEEDSHQFIQKKAMDLRVSKRRLVNLIIENKIDI
- the glyA gene encoding serine hydroxymethyltransferase, with translation MSKLQEQDQALYEAIELEKQRQQSHIELIASENFVSEAVLEAQGSVLTNKYAEGYPGRRYYGGCEFVDMAENLARDRVKKLFKVKYANVQAHSGSTANMGAYRAIIKPGDTVLGMSLDHGGHLTHGHPLNFSGIDYHFVSYGVDRTTEQIDYDELERLALKEKPQLIVAGASAYPRAIDFKRIKEICDKVDAKFMVDMAHIAGLVAAGLHQNPCDYADIVTSTTHKTLRGPRGGIILTNSFELYKQINRVVFPGIQGGPLMHVIAAKAAAFQEALEPSFKTYQSQVTKNAQVLAQELQDFGFHVVSGGTDNHLILVEVKSLTGLTGKDAEQLLDRVHITCNKNTVPNDTEKPFITSGIRLGSPAVTTRGFNEDDMKVVAKLIYDTLMNPEDDTILEGVRSQVSTLTTKYPLPY
- the pyrR gene encoding bifunctional pyr operon transcriptional regulator/uracil phosphoribosyltransferase PyrR — translated: MRKLIEEDKMIRTIRRISHEIIERNNNLDDVVLVGILRNGVPLAEAIQENIQAIEEVEIPVYSLDISGYRDDVKNENFTKLDVNLTGNVVIIVDDVLYTGRTARASMDAIIDLGRPAKIQLAVLIDRGHRELPIRADYVGKNMPTSASEKVRVEFHEQPGVYIYQLEESPNE
- a CDS encoding NCS2 family permease, with protein sequence MDFLKNFFKLEEHGTTVKTEFLAGLTTFLAMAYILFVNPTTLQGLVDDGTGTGTMISLTGLEWGPIFTATAIAAIAGTLIMGLYANYPVALAPGMGMNAFFTWTVVVTLGYSPWQGFAGILISGLLFVLLSLSGLRKRIINAIPKNLKLAIGAGIGFFIAFIGLQNAGLIVDNPAVLVGLGDLSDPVVLLAVFGLLVTVGLYVLKIRGAILYGIVITSIVGIIFGQVGLPTGIVDAPPAPYFFEFTKGFTDGVWDFQFFIVIFALLFIDFFDTAGTLVTVGHSAGLLDETGELKDSGKALLADSTATVIGAISGTSSTTSYIESLAGVEVGGRTGLTSVFTALFFFVFMFFSPLLSVVTAAVTAPALIMVGVLMASQLKDIDWNDTVIAVSAFLVILVMPLTYSIAEGIAVGFVFYPLTMLITKRHKEVSIEMWVLSVVFVVYFVVKATAGF
- a CDS encoding TIGR01906 family membrane protein, whose amino-acid sequence is MRITRIIINITIPIFLVMLFASLLTTKTYLRLSKGIYPSHALIEYDHDYAIERIMGYLNYQYDDLEFGMDENDDSTIMRDTEISHMVDVKNLYTTLRLVALGSLIVGSGLLFYQYKKDPKELYKTLKVMPFGPIAFIVFVGGAVIIDFDTTFRIFHELFFTNDDWLLYWDDVLILLLPQSFWMVSGLIILLLFGGSIAGIYLLNEKIVKRRLN
- the purB gene encoding adenylosuccinate lyase, which codes for MISRYRRDEMHRLFTEEAKFQAYLEVEIKTLEAWSELGTIPKEDVHKIRNKATFRVKRIQEIEQETKHDIVAFTRCVSESLGEEKKWVHYGLTSTDVVDTALGYLYKQANDIIEQDLLAFHETLKKQALQYKDIPCIGRTHGIHADITSFGLKWALWYDEFTRHIKRFKEVRQGLEVGKISGAVGNFANTPPFIQDYVCQALGIGSTNISTQTLQRDRHAAYMAELALIGASMEKIALEIRHLQRTEVREVEEFFNKGQKGSSAMPHKRNPISSENITGVARILRGYMVSAYENVPLWHERDISHSSVERVIFPDAMMITDYALHRYRRVLENLTVFPGRMYDNIFITKGVIFSQRILSTLIEKGMSREMAYDTVQPLAMKAWQQQMDFKELLHANEMILSYINNKELDELFTVEYYLRQVDTIFKRVGIR
- the folD gene encoding bifunctional methylenetetrahydrofolate dehydrogenase/methenyltetrahydrofolate cyclohydrolase FolD, which codes for MGEIISGKALSKDVREQVRLDVLALQEKYGKVPHLAVVLVGEDPASQSYVRGKERACTKAGIHSTVIRKPDTISEEELLDIVETLNNDDEVHGVLVQLPLPKHIDENKVIDAIDITKDVDGFHPLNVAYMHLGRPAILPATPKGILTMLHSKNIELQGKDALIIGRSNIVGKPAAMLLMKEHCTVTIAHSRTKNLKEKCLRADIIVAAVGRANTVTADMVKEGAVVIDVGVNRVDGKLVGDCDFEAIKDKASYITPVPGGVGPMTITSLLQNTLECFERIVKP
- a CDS encoding flavin reductase yields the protein MKYIDISLYSESDTMLNQLAKGAFLTTKKGRRINTMTIAWGGIHIIWGKPVYAIYVRYSRETYNYLKYTDEFTISVPKFGTMKKELAYCGTKSARETDKIKDLDLTLVKGRKVETPVIQQCELHYECKIIYRQALEPNAIMEQVKDRYYPNNNFHMVYYGEIIDTYQIEGEE
- a CDS encoding carboxypeptidase M32 — translated: MELLDQYKAIQKKLKAYGYVINVVGWDSQTEAPRGAFQRRAEMLAVLSQEVFKLRTGDEFKQAVYGLYERLDELDKHMQLEIKRAKKDMDKMVKIPENEFVEYNKLVNLSQRLWEDAKAQDNWDLFKDNLAKLVDYNRKFVSYYELDMEDYDVLLDDFEEGMTMKQYDHFFDTLRKELVPFVHKVLKDGKPLKKDFSTNSFDPKKQKEFCDYLIDVLAFDRTKGLMKESVHPFTWNTHPSDVRFTTRYLENYVFSSIFAAIHELGHATYEQQVDDKWNDTGLNGGASMGVHESQSRFYENVIGRSKAFWEAHYPKFQEIFPEETKDITADDFYRNANKVEASLIRVEADELTYPLHIMIRYEIERKLFSNEIEVDELPEVWNQKMVEYLGIEPPTNAEGVLQDVHWSAGLFGYFPTYALGTAYAAQFVHAMKQDLDLDDLVRNNNIKAINDWLKEKIHQFGQSKTPAELILDVTGEPFNPIYYVEYLKEKYTELYF